One part of the Rattus rattus isolate New Zealand chromosome 14, Rrattus_CSIRO_v1, whole genome shotgun sequence genome encodes these proteins:
- the Sox4 gene encoding transcription factor SOX-4 translates to MVQQTNNAENTEALLAGESSDSGAGLELGIASSPTPGSTASTGGKADDPSWCKTPSGHIKRPMNAFMVWSQIERRKIMEQSPDMHNAEISKRLGKRWKLLKDSDKIPFIQEAERLRLKHMADYPDYKYRPRKKVKSGNTGAGSAATAKPGEKGDKVAGGSGHAGSGHAGGGAGGSSKPAPKKSCGPKVAGSSVGKPHAKFVPAGGGKAAASFSPEQAALLPLGEPAAVYKVRTPSAATPAASSSPSSALATPAKHPADKKVKRVYLFGSLGASASPVGGLGASADPSDPLGLYEDGGPGCSPDGRSLSSRSSAASSPAASRSPADHRGYASLRAASPAPSSAPSHASSSLSSSSSSSSGSSSSDDEFEDDLLDLNPSSNFESMSLGSFSSSSALDRDLDFNFEPGSGSHFEFPDYCTPEVSEMISGDWLESSISNLVFTY, encoded by the coding sequence ATGGTACAACAGACCAACAACGCGGAGAACACGGAGGCTTTGCTGGCTGGGGAGAGCTCAGACTCGGGCGCCGGCCTGGAGCTGGGCATCGCGTCCTCCCCGACGCCCGGCTCCACGGCGTCCACCGGTGGCAAGGCGGACGACCCTAGCTGGTGCAAGACGCCCAGTGGCCACATCAAGCGGCCCATGAACGCCTTTATGGTGTGGTCGCAGATCGAGCGGCGCAAGATCATGGAGCAGTCGCCCGACATGCACAACGCCGAGATCTCCAAGCGGCTGGGCAAACGCTGGAAGCTGCTCAAGGACAGCGACAAGATCCCGTTCATCCAGGAGGCGGAGCGGCTGCGCCTCAAGCACATGGCTGACTACCCTGACTACAAGTATCGGCCGCGAAAGAAGGTGAAGTCGGGCAACACGGGCGCGGGATCGGCGGCCACAGCCAAACCTGGGGAGAAGGGCGACAAGGTCGCCGGCGGCAGCGGCCACGCGGGAAGCGGCCACGCGGGGGGTGGCGCGGGCGGCAGCTCCAAGCCCGCGCCCAAGAAGAGCTGCGGCCCCAAGGTGGCGGGCAGCTCCGTCGGCAAGCCCCACGCCAAGTTCGTCCCGGCGGGCGGCGGTAAGGCGGCTGCATCGTTCTCTCCGGAGCAGGCCGCCCTGCTGCCCCTGGGGGAGCCCGCGGCCGTCTACAAGGTGCGGACTCCCAGCGCGGCCACCCCGGCCGCCTCCTCCTCGCCGTCCAGCGCGCTGGCCACCCCCGCCAAACACCCTGCCGACAAGAAGGTGAAGCGCGTTTACCTGTTCGGAAGCCTGGGCGCTTCGGCATCCCCCGTCGGGGGCCTGGGAGCGAGCGCCGACCCCAGCGATCCACTGGGGTTATACGAAGATGGGGGCCCGGGATGCTCGCCCGATGGCCGGAGTCTGAGCAGCCGTAGCAGCGCAGCATCATCGCCCGCCGCCAGCCGATCGCCCGCTGACCACCGCGGCTACGCCAGCCTACGTGCAGCCTCGCCCGCCCCGTCCAGCGCGCCCTCGCACGCGTCCTCGTcgctctcctcatcctcctcctcttcctcgggCTCTTCGTCGTCCGATGATGAGTTCGAAGATGACCTGCTCGACCTGAACCCCAGCTCAAACTTTGAGAGCATGTCCCTGGGCAGTTTCAGCTCCTCATCCGCGCTTGATCGGGACCTGGATTTTAACTTCGAACCCGGCTCAGGCTCCCACTTCGAGTTCCCGGACTATTGCACGCCCGAGGTGAGCGAGATGATCTCGGGAGATTGGCTGGAGTCCAGCATCTCTAACCTGGTCTTCACCTATTGA